The Corallococcus caeni genomic interval CCGGGGGACAAGCGGCTGGTGGCCTACGTCGTTGCCACGCCGGAGTCGCGCGTGGAGCCCCGCGCGTTGCGCGACCTGCTGGCGTCGCGGCTGCCGGACTACATGGTGCCCGCGGCCTACGTCGCGCTGGACGCCCTGCCCCTGTCCACCAGCGGCAAGGTGGACCGTGCGGCCCTGCCCGTACCGGACGGCACGGGGGCCGCGACGGCCGAGTACCTGGCGCCGCGCACCGCGATCCAGCAGGGCGTGGCCGCCATCTGGCGCGAGGTGCTGGGCGTGGAGCAGGTGGGGCTCCAGGACGAGTTCATGGCGCTGGGGGGCCACTCGCTGCTGGCCACCCAGGTCATCTCCCGCGTCCGCGCCGCGTTCGGCGTCGAGCTGCCGCTGCGCGCCCTCTTCGAGAGCGCCTCCCTGGAGGAGCTGTCCCAGCGCGTGGAAGCGGCCACGCGCGACGTGACCCTCTTGAAGCTGCCGCCCCTGCGACGCGCGCCGAGGGATCAGCCGCTGCCGCTGTCCTTCTCCCAGCAGCGGCTGTGGTTCCTGGAGCAGTTGGAGCCGGGGCTCGCCACGTACCACATGCCCGCGGCCATCCGCGTGACGGGGCCGCTGGACACGGACGCCTTCGAGCGAGGGCTCGCGGAGATCATCCGCCGCCACGACGTGCTGCGCACCACCCTGCACGCCGCGGGTGGCGAGGCCTTCCAGGTCGTCTCCGACCGGACGGACTGGCGCCTGCCGCGCGTGGACCTGTCCGGGCTCGCCGGGGAGCAGCGCGAGGCGGAGGTCCGACGCATGGCGCTGGCGGAGGCGACGAAGCCCTTCGACCTGACCCGGGGCCCGCTCTTGCGGCTGAGCCTGCTCAAGCTGGCGGAGGGGGAGCACCAGTTGGTCGTGGTGATGCACCACATCATCGCGGACGGCTGGTCCATCACCGTGCTCATCCAGGAGCTGAGCGCGCTGTACGCCACCTTCGTCCAGGGCCAGCCCTCGCCCCTGCCGGAGCTGGCGGTGCAGTACGCCGACTACGCGGTGTGGCAGCGCGAGTGGCTGCGCGAGGAGGAGCTGGAGCGCCAGCTGTCCTACTGGCGCCAGCAGCTCGCGGGCGCGCCGCCCGTGCTGGAGTTGGCCACCGACCGGCCGCGTCCCTCCGTGCAGACGTTCCGCGGCGCGGCGTTCCCCGTGCACATCCCCCGGGAGCTGACGGCGGCCCTGAAGGCCCTGGCCCAGCGCGAAGGCCTCACGCCGTTCATGCTGGTGCTCGCCACGTTCCAGGTGCTGCTGTCGCGGTACTCGGGCCAGCAGGACATCAGCGTCGGTTCGCCCACGGCCGGCCGCCGCCTGGCGGAGCTGGAGCCGCTGGTCGGCTTCTTCGTCAACAACCTGGTCCTGCGCACCCGGCTGGACGGGGATCCGTCCTTCCGTGAAGTGCTCCGCCGGGTCTGGGAGACGACGCTGGGGGCCTACGCCCACCAGGACATCCCCTTCGAGAAGCTGGTGGAGGAGCTGCAGCCCCGCCGCGACCTGCGCCACAGCCCGCTCTTCCAGGTGTGGTTCGTCCTGGACAAGCCCCGGCTGGCGGACTTCACCACCGGCGGCCTGACGCTGAGCACCGTGGAGACCGACGCCGGCGTGTCGCGCTTCGACCTGGCCCTCTTCCTCTCGGACGCGGAGGACGGGCTGACCGGAACGCTCGACTACAACACCGACCTGTTCGACGCCTCCACCATGGCTCGCATGGCGGAGCACCTGCGGGTGCTGATGGAGGGGATCGTCCGCGCGCCGGACACGCGGCTGTCCCAGCTCCCGCTGCTGCCGGAGCACGAGCGCCAGCGACTGTGGACGAACGCGCGTCCCGCCGCACGCACGCTGCCGGAAGTTCCCCTCGTCCATCGCCTCTTCGAGGCCCAGGTGGCGCGCACCCCGGAGGCCGTGGCGCTGCAACACGGCACGGACGCGCTCACCTACGGCGAGTTGAACGCCCGCGCCAACCAGCTCGCGCGCCACCTGCGCCGCGTGGGCGTGGGACCGGAGCTCCTCGTCGCCGTCTGCCTGGAGGAGCCACGCGAGTTCATCATCGCGGTGCTCGCCGTCCTCAAGGCGGGAGGCGCGTGGCTGCCTCTGGATCCGACGCTGCCCTCCGAGCGCCTGGCCTTCATCACCTCGGATGCGTGGGCTCCGGTCCTCGTCACCGACTCGTCGCTGGAATACCTGATCGACCGGCGCGGCTACGTGTTGCTGGTGGACGAGCACGCGGACCGCATCGAACGCGAGGCGGAGGCCAACCTGGAGGGGACCTCGGATCCGTCCCACCTCGCCTATGTCATCTACACGTCGGGCTCCACCGGCCGCCCCAAGGGCACGCTGCTGACCCACGGCGGCCTGTGCAACACGGCGCTGCAGACGCGCGATTTCATGGACCTGGGGCCGGAGCGCCGGCTGCTCCAGTTCTTCTCAACGTCGTTCGATGCCTCCGTGTCGGAGATCTTCCCCGCGCTGCTGTCGGGCGCGACGCTGGTGCTGGCCTCGCGCGAGGAGAAGATGCCGGGCGCGCCCCTCATGGAGCTGGTGCGCCAGCAGGCCGTCACCACGCTGAAGGTCACGCCCACGGTGCTCGCGCAGCTGGATCCGGAACGGCTGTCGAGCGTGCGCACGCTCGTCGTCGCGGGAGAGGCGTGCACACCGGAGCTGGTGGAGCGCTTCGCCCCGGGCCGCCGCTTCGTGAACGCCTACGGCCCCACCGAGGCCACCGTCTGCGCCACCGTGAACACGGCGGTGCGGGCGCAACCCCTCACCCTGGGCCGACCCTTCCACAACGTGGAGGCGTACGTGCTGGACGGCCGGGGCGGGCTGGTGCCCGTCGGCGTTCCCGGCGAGCTGTACCTGGGCGGCGTGGGCCTCGCGCGCGGCTACCTGGGCCGTCCGGAGCTCACCGCCGAGCGCTTCGTCCCGCACCCCTTCGCCACGGATCCGGGAGCGCGGCTCTATCGCACGGGCGACCGAGCGCGGTGGCTGCCCGACGGCGAGCTGGAGTCCCTGGGCCGCGTCGACTTCCAGGTGAAGCTGCGCGGCTTCCGCATCGAGCTGGGCGAAGTGGAGTCCGTCCTCTCCCAGTCGCGATCCGTGCGTGACGCAGTGGTGGTGCTGCGCGAGGACTCGCCAGGAGTGAAGCGGCTGGTGGCCTACGTCGTCCCGCACGAAGGCCAGGAGGTGGAGGTCTCCGCCCTGCGCGCGCACCTTCAGGCGAAGCTGCCCGAGTACATGGTGCCCTCCGCCTTCGTCGTGCTGGAGGCCCTGCCCTTCAACGCCAACGGCAAGCTCGACCGCCGCGCCCTGCCGCCTCCCGAGGCCTCCGCCTCCGCCCAGACCTCCTTCGTCGCGCCGCGCACGCCCGTCGAATCCCAGCTGGCCCACATCTGGGCCCAGGTGCTGGGCCTGCCCCGCGTCGGCGTCCACGACAACTTCTTCGAGCTGGGCGGCGACTCCATCATCAGCCTCCAGGTCGTCGCCCGCGCTCGCCTCGTCGGCCTCTCGCTGGCCACCCGCGAGCTCTTCCAGCACCAGACGCTCGAAGCCCTCGCCCTCGTCGCCCGCGCCTCTTCCGACGCCGTCTCCACCGAGCAAGGCCCCGTCACCGGCCCCACGGCGCTGACGCCCATCCAGCACCACCTGCTGCACCACGACGCCGCGCACGCGCACCACTTCAACCAGGCGCTGCTGCTCGCCAGCCGTCAGCCCTTGCAGCCAGCGCACCTGGAAGCCGCCCTGCGCCGGCTGCTCTCCCACCACGACGCCCTGCGCCTGCGCTTCTCGGCCGACCCCTCTGGCGCCTGGGCCTCGCACGGTGTGCCTCCCGAGGAGGTCGACTTCTTCCTCACCCAGGTGGACCTCTCTTCGCTGCCCGCCTCCGAGCAGGCCCGCGCCCTGGAGGCCGAGGCTTCGCGTCTCCAGGCCTCCTTCGTCCTCTCCCAGCCGCCCCTGCTGCGCGCCTGCCTCTTCCACCTGGGCCAGGGCGCTCAGCGCCTGTTGCTGGTGGCCCACCACCTCGTCGTCGACGCCGTCTCCTGGCGCGTCCTCATCGAGGATTTGGAGGCCTGCTACGCCGCCCTGCTGGAGGGCCGCACTCCGCAACTGCCGCCCAAGTCCTCCTCCTTCCAGACGTGGGCGCGCCGCCTGGAGGCTCACGCCGCCTCTCAGGCCTTCGCTCGCGAAGCCTCCCTCTGGCACGAGGCCCTGGGCACCGCTCCGGCCCCGCTGCCCACCGATGCCTCCGGCCCCAATACACACGCCTCCGAGCGCCGCCTTGCCCTGGCCTTCGACGCACAGGAGACGCGCCTGCTGTTGCAGGAAGTCCCCACCGCCTGGCGTGCCTCCATCGACGAGGTGCTGCTGACGGCGCTCTACCTCGCGCTGCGCGAGTGGACGGGCCAGGCCCTCGCCCGCGTCCACCTGGAAGGCCACGGCCGCGAAGCCCTCTTCGCCGACGTGGACGTCTCCCGCACCGTGGGCTGGTTCACCTCGCTGGTGCCCCTGCAAGTCGAGCTGCCCGCCCATGGCTCCGCAGGCGACGCGCTTCGCACCGTGCGCGACGCGCGCCGCCGCATGCCCCACCATGGCATCGGCTTCGGCCTGCTGCGCTGGCTGGCACCGCACGACACCGCCGCGTCACTGCGAGACACGCCCGTGCCCGAGGTGGCTTTCAACTACCTGGGCCAGCTGGATGCCTCCGTCACGGCCAGCCGCTTCTTCTCGCTGGCTTCGGAAGCCATCGGACCCAACCTCGCTCCTGGTGGCACTCGCCTGCACGCACTGGAGCTCAACGGCTCGGTGATGGGCGGCCGGTTGCAGCTGACCTTCAGCTACAGCGCGCACCGTCACGACGAGTCCACCATCGCGACGCTGGCCTCGCGCTTCCAGCACCACCTGCGTGCCCTCGTCGATCAGCGCCACTCCAGCGACGCCCGCCGCTTCTCCCCCGGTGACTTCCCCCTCGCCTCGCTCTCCCAGCCGGCCCTGGACGCCCTGCTTCGTCGCACCGGCCCGGACATCGAGGACGTCTACCCGTTGTCGCCCACCCAGCAGGGCATGCTCTTCCACGCGCGGCTGTCGCCCGACTCCGCCGTGTACTTCGAGCAGCTGTCCTGGACCGTCGCCTCGCCCCTGGATCTGACGGCCTTCCTGGAGGCGTGGCGCGCCTGCATCCGGCTGCACCCCATCCTCCGCTCGTCGTTCCACTGGGAGGGTCTGGAGTCCCCTCTCCAGGTCGTCCACGCCGACGTAGCGCTTCCTTTCGAGGAGCTGGACTGGCGCGGCCTCTCCACCGCCGAGCAGCAGGCCCGCTTCGAACAGCTCCTCCGCGAGGACAAGCGCCGAGGCCTGGACCTGCGCCGCGCGCCGCTCATCCGCCTCACCGCCGTCCAACTGGGCGAGGCGTCCGTCCGCTTCCTCTGGAGCCACCACCACTTGCTGGTGGACGGCTGGAGCCTGGGACTGTTGATCAAGGAGGTCTTCTCCCTCTACGACCTGCTCCGCTCCGGCGCGAAGCCGGAGCACGCCTCGCGTCCCGCCTTCCGCGAGTACATCGCCTGGCTCTCCCAGCGCGACGACTCCACGGACGAAGCCTGGTGGCGCACGTACCTGAAGGGTTTCACGTCGCCCACGCCCCTGCCCCTGGACACGCGGGCCTCCCGCCCCCAGGCAACAGCTCGCCAGCACACCTGGGAGCAGTCCCTGCCCGCGGAGGTCTCCACCTCGCTTCAGTCATTCGCGCGTGAGCACCAGCTCACCCTGCCCACGCTCGCCTTCGCGGCGTGGGCGCTCGTGCTCGCGCGCGCCAGCGGCTCGCGCGACGTCGTCTTCGGCAACACCGTCGCGGGCCGGCCTCCGGAGCTGCCCGGCGCCGAATCCATGGTGGGCGTCTTCATCAACACGTTGCCGGTCCGCGTGCGGCTGCCGTCCTCCACCTCGCAGGTGCTGCCCTGGCTCCGGGAGCTCCAGGCGCAGCACCTGGACCTGCGCCAGCACGAACACGCCGCCCTCGTCCAGGTGCAGACCTGGAGCGACGTCCCCCGGGGCACCCCGCTCTTCGAGTCCCTGCTCGTCTTCGAGAACTACCCCCTGGACGCCTCGCTGCTGGGGCCGGACGCCTCGGTGGTCCTGCGCGACATCCACGCCGTGGAGGCCACCCACTATCCGCTCACGCTGTCCGTCATGCCCGGAGGCTCCACGCGCCTGCGGGCCGTCTACGACGCGGCCCGCTTCGAGGACGCGGACCTCCAGCGGCTCATGTCCCACTGGAGCCAGGCGCTGGTTTCGTTGACCACCCACGCGCGGCTGGACGAGGTGTCGCTCCTGTCTGAGCAGGAGCGCCGGCAGGTGCTCGTGGACTTCAACGCGGACACGGCGGAGCGCGCCCCCGAGGCCTGCATCCACCACCTGTTCGAACAGCAGGCCCTGCTGCGCCCGGACGCCATCGCCGTCGAGTTCGGTGAGCAGCGGCTCACCTACCGCGAGCTCGACGCGCGCGCCAACCAGCTCGCGTGGGTGCTTCGCGCCCAGGGCGTGGGGCCTGACTCGCTCGTGGCCCTGTGTCTGGAGCGGTCGGTGGAGCTGATCCTCTCGCTGCTCGCCATCCTCAAGGCCGGTGGCGCGTACCTGCCGCTGGACGCCGCCTACCCGGCCCAGCGCCTGGCCCTCATGCTGGAAGACGCTCCGCCCAGGCTGCTGATCAGCTCGCGGGCGCTGCGCTCACGGCTCTCCGTGCCCGCGGAGCTGCCCAGCCTGCTCATCGAGGACCTGCGCCTGGAGGAGCAGCCCACCACGCCGCCGCGCGTGCCGCTCTCTCCGCGCAACCTCGCCTACGTCGACTTCACCTCCGGATCCACCGGCCGTCCCAAGGGCGTCGCCGTCGAACACGGCTCCGTGCCGCGCCTCTTCCACGGCAGCGCCTGCGCGAACTTCGGCCCGGAGGAGAGCTTCCTGCTCATCGCCCCCATCTCGTTCGACGCCTCCACGCTGGAGGTCTGGGGCCCGCTGCTCCACGGCGGACGCCTGGTCGTCTTCCCGCCGCGATCGCCGGGCGACCTGCGGCTGCTGCGCACGGTGCTGGAGCAGCACCGCGTCACCACGCTCCACCTCACCGCGGGCCTCTTCACCCAGGTGGTGGACCTGGAGCCGGACGCACTGCGCGGCGTGCGCCAGCTGCTCACGGGCGGCGACGTCGTGTCCGCGCCGCACGTCGAGCGCGTGCTGCGCACCCTGGGTCTCCCGGTCACCGCCTGCTACGGCCCCACCGAAGGCACCCTCTTCACCTCGTGCCACCGCATGACCCGCCCCGAGGACGTGGGCGGCGCCGTTCCCATCGGCCGCCCCATCCACGCCACCCAGGTGTACCTGCTGGACGACGCCCTCCGGCCCGTTCCGGTGGGCATGCCCGGGGAGCTCTTCATTGGCGGGGACGGACTCGCCCGGGGCTACCTGTCCCGGCCGGACCTCACCGCGGAGCGGTTCCTGCCCCACCCGTTCGCCACCCGGCCCGGCCAGCGCGTCTACCGCACGGGCGACCTGGCCCGGTGGACGGAGGCCGGCGTGCTCGAGTTCCTCGGCCGCGCCGACACCCAGGTGAAGGTGCGGGGCTACCGCATCGAGCTGCCGGAGGTGGAGAGCGCCCTGCTCGCGCACCCGCAGGTGCGCCAGGCCGTGGCGCTGGTGCGAGAGGACGTGCCCGGGGACAAGCGGCTCGTCGCCTATGCCGTGGCCCAGCCTGACCAGCGGCTGGACCCGGCCGCGCTGCGGACGTTCCTCCTGGAACGCCTGCCCGACTTCATGGTGCCGTCAAGCTTCGTCCCCCTGGACGTCCTGCCGCTCACCGCGAACGAAAAGGTGGACCGCAAGGCCCTGCCCGCGCCGGAGCAGGCCCTGACGCCCCGGCGCGCGTACGAAGCGCCCCGCACGGAGCTGGAGCAGCAGATCGCCACCTACTGCGCGGAGCTGCTGCGCGTGGAGCGCGTGGGCGTGCACGACAGCTTCTTCGAGCTGGGCGGACACTCCCTGCTGGCCACGCAGCTGGTGGCGCGCCTGCGTTCGGGCCTGGGGGTAGAGCTGCCCCTGCGCGACCTCTTCGAGGCACCCACCGTGGCGGGGCTGTCCCTCCACGTCCTGCGGCTCACGGCCCAGCAATCCCAGGAGGACCTGGCGGGGATGCTGGATCAATTCGAAACGATGAGCGAGTCGGAGCTGCAGGCGCTCCTGGACGCTGAAGACGAACCGCCCACCGGCACCTGAGACGCGCCGGTGGTGTTCCCCTTTCGCTGATGGAAACAAGGTGACGTGATGGCAAGCACACCCCTCTCCCCCCTCCCTCCGGGCCGGCGGCGGCACTGGTTGATGGGCACGGGCGTGAATCAGATCAAGGACGCGCTGGGCATGCTGGTGCGCGAGCAGCGCCGCCACGGCGACGTCGTCTACTTCCGCATGTTCGACGGTCCCACCCTCCTTCTGTCCCACCCCGAGTACGCGCAGCGGGTGATGGTGGACAACGCCCGCAACTACCGCCATCCGGGCCCAGAGCAGGGCTTCAACGGGCCGCTGATGGGCCGGGGCCTGTTCGCCAGCCGCGGCGACTTCTGGATGCGCCAGCGGCGCATGGTGCAGCCCGCCTTCCACCGCCCCCGCCTGCCCCCCATGGTGGACGGTCTGGTGGCGGGCACCGAGGCAATGGCCCGTCGCTGGGAGCCCCATGTCGCCTCCGGCCAACCCCTGGAGCTGCTGGATGAGATGCGGCGCCTCTCCATCTCCCTGCTGGGGCGGTCCATCTTCTCCCGCGACGTGTACGAGGACAGCCCGGCGCTGCGCGAGGCGCTCGATTTCTTCACGCGCGACAGCCACGGCCCCCGCGACTCCGTGGTGAAGGTCGTCAGCCAGCTCCTGCGGCTGCGCCCCGGCCACCACGCGAAGTTCATGGCCGCCATCGAGAAGTTGAACGGAGTGCTCTATCCCCTCATCACCGAGCGAAGGCAGTCGGCGTCACCGGGGGACGACGTGCTGGGCGTCTTGATGTCCGCGCGTGACGCGCAGGGCGAGGGGATGACGGACCGGGAGGTTCGCGACGAACTGGTCTCGCTCTTCGTCGGAGGACAGGAAGCCACCGCGGTCGCGCTCACCTGGGTCTGGCACATGCTCATGCGCCACCCGGAGGTGGAGCAGCGCGTCCGCCAGGAGGTGAAGGACGTGTGCCTGGGGCAGCCGCCCACCGCCACCTCCGTGCAGGGCCTGGCCTACCTGCGCGCGGTGGTACAGGAGACCCTGCGCCTGCACCCACCCGCCTGGCAGTTCGCGCGACAGGCACGCGAGGAAGACACGATCGGCGGCTGGAAGGTCCACCCCGGCATGCGCGTGATGATCTCCCCGTACATCCTCCACCGTCACCCCAGCGCGTGGGAGGACCCCGAGCGCTTCATGCCCGAGCGCTTCCTGTCGGAGCCGCGCGAGCAGAAGTTGCAGCGCATCGCGTACATGCCGTTCGGCGCCGGGCAACGGCTGTGCATCGGCAACCACTTCACGCTCCTGCTGATGACCACGGTCTTCGCCACGTTGCTGCCGCGCTTCCAGGCGCGCCCGACGTCCCACGGGCCCGTGGTCACCATGTCTGGCTCCACCTACCGGCCGCGCAACGGGCTCAAGGCCACGCTGCACCCGGTGGCCTGACGCCCGCCCCATTTCTTCCGTCCCCTGCCGCCGTTCCGGATCTCCGCGATATGAGTGACCTCCTCAAGCGTCTGGCCAACCTGTCCCCCGAAAAGCAGGCTCTACTGCTCAAGAAGCTGCGCGCGGGGACGCCCTCCACGGCCACGAGCGTCACGTCCCTGCCCCCCCTCGAGCGACTGCCCGAGGGGGCGCGGTTGCCCCTGTCCTTCGCGCAGCAGCGGTTGTGGTTCCTGGAGCAGCTGGAGCCGGGCACCTCGCGCTACAGCGTGCCCGCCGCGGTGCGGCTGGAGGGCGCGCTGGACGTCGCGGTGCTGGAGCAGGCCTTCGCGGAGCTGACGCGGCGCCACGAGAGCCTGCGCACCCTCTTCCGCCAGGACGCCGACTCCGCCGAGCAGGTCATCCTCCCGCCCCAGCGGCAGGCCCTGCGGGTCGTGGACCTGACGTCCCTGGCCGGGGCGGAGCGACAAGCCGAGGTGCTCCGGCAGGCCAACGCCACCGCGCAGCGCCCCTTCGACCTGCAGCGCGG includes:
- a CDS encoding cytochrome P450, with product MASTPLSPLPPGRRRHWLMGTGVNQIKDALGMLVREQRRHGDVVYFRMFDGPTLLLSHPEYAQRVMVDNARNYRHPGPEQGFNGPLMGRGLFASRGDFWMRQRRMVQPAFHRPRLPPMVDGLVAGTEAMARRWEPHVASGQPLELLDEMRRLSISLLGRSIFSRDVYEDSPALREALDFFTRDSHGPRDSVVKVVSQLLRLRPGHHAKFMAAIEKLNGVLYPLITERRQSASPGDDVLGVLMSARDAQGEGMTDREVRDELVSLFVGGQEATAVALTWVWHMLMRHPEVEQRVRQEVKDVCLGQPPTATSVQGLAYLRAVVQETLRLHPPAWQFARQAREEDTIGGWKVHPGMRVMISPYILHRHPSAWEDPERFMPERFLSEPREQKLQRIAYMPFGAGQRLCIGNHFTLLLMTTVFATLLPRFQARPTSHGPVVTMSGSTYRPRNGLKATLHPVA